A stretch of Cyanobacterium sp. HL-69 DNA encodes these proteins:
- a CDS encoding Cytochrome P450: MKDIKTIFTGLGKKVLWIVNPIEYMRQAVIKSPDIFMSKPAGFRQPLVFINHPQSIQQLLTNDRKTFFAGGGIKFPFKSHCGQFFSSFP, from the coding sequence ATGAAAGACATAAAAACCATCTTCACAGGTTTAGGAAAAAAAGTTTTATGGATTGTAAATCCTATTGAATATATGCGTCAGGCAGTGATAAAATCCCCCGACATTTTTATGAGTAAACCAGCAGGATTTCGTCAACCATTGGTTTTTATCAATCATCCCCAAAGCATTCAACAGCTATTGACTAACGATAGAAAGACATTTTTTGCAGGGGGGGGAATTAAATTCCCTTTTAAGTCCCATTGTGGGCAATTCTTCTCTTCTTTCCCTTGA
- a CDS encoding Glycosyltransferase — MRIALFTETFLPKVDGIVTRLKHTVEHLQKQGNQVLIFSPEGGLKEYKGAKINGIKGIPLPLYPELKLAIPNPSIRFALQRFKPDLVHVVNPAVLGVGGIYYAKKLNIPLVASYHTHLPQYLHHYNVGALEGLLWELLKLAHNQAKLNLCTSTAMVDELVNHGIERVDLWQRGVDTESFNPSLVSKDMRDRLSQGNPDAPLLLYVGRVSAEKQIDKIKPVLESIPNARLAIVGNGPARAELEQFFAGTNTNFVGYLHGKELGEAYASADAFIFPSSTETLGLVLLEAMAAGCPVVAARRGGIPDIVTDGVNGYMFEPDDPQGAIAATQRLLAQKDEREALRQNARLEAEKWGWAAATRQLENYYQGVLSSSDKGLLAA; from the coding sequence ATGCGTATAGCCTTATTCACCGAAACATTTTTGCCCAAGGTTGACGGTATTGTAACTCGTTTAAAACATACCGTTGAGCATCTACAAAAACAGGGAAATCAAGTTTTAATCTTCTCCCCAGAAGGTGGTTTAAAAGAATATAAAGGAGCAAAAATTAATGGTATAAAAGGGATTCCTTTACCTTTATACCCTGAGTTGAAGTTGGCTATTCCTAACCCTTCTATTCGTTTTGCCTTACAAAGATTTAAACCTGATTTAGTCCATGTGGTAAATCCTGCGGTGTTAGGAGTAGGGGGTATATATTACGCAAAAAAATTAAATATTCCTTTGGTTGCTTCATATCATACCCATTTACCGCAATATTTGCACCACTACAATGTAGGTGCTTTGGAAGGTTTATTGTGGGAATTATTAAAATTAGCCCATAACCAAGCAAAATTGAATTTATGTACCTCTACAGCCATGGTGGATGAGTTGGTAAATCACGGCATCGAAAGGGTAGATTTGTGGCAGAGGGGGGTGGATACAGAATCGTTTAACCCTAGTTTAGTGTCTAAAGATATGCGCGATCGCCTCTCGCAGGGTAATCCTGACGCACCGTTACTTTTATATGTGGGCAGAGTATCAGCCGAAAAACAAATTGATAAAATTAAACCAGTGTTAGAAAGCATCCCCAATGCAAGGTTGGCTATTGTGGGTAATGGGCCAGCGAGGGCAGAGTTAGAACAGTTTTTTGCGGGTACAAATACCAATTTTGTGGGTTATCTCCATGGTAAAGAGTTAGGGGAAGCCTATGCCTCAGCAGATGCTTTTATTTTTCCTTCTTCCACGGAAACCCTCGGTTTGGTATTACTTGAAGCCATGGCGGCAGGTTGTCCTGTGGTGGCGGCCAGAAGGGGTGGCATTCCTGACATTGTCACCGATGGGGTAAATGGTTATATGTTTGAACCTGATGATCCTCAAGGGGCGATCGCCGCTACCCAAAGATTATTAGCCCAAAAAGACGAAAGAGAAGCATTGAGACAAAATGCTCGTTTAGAAGCAGAAAAATGGGGCTGGGCGGCTGCTACTCGTCAATTAGAAAACTATTATCAAGGGGTGCTATCTTCTTCTGATAAAGGACTTTTGGCAGCTTAA
- the rpiA gene encoding ribose 5-phosphate isomerase RpiA: MTTDPATLMKQEVGKAAAARVKSDSIVGLGTGSTTAFAIQYIGERLASGDLKNIVGVPTSFQAEVLAKKYGIPLTTLDAIAHIDIAIDGADEVDPQKNLIKGGGAAHTREKVVDSLAKEFIVVVDSGKLVDKLGSTFLLPVEVIPMAVTPVMRKLEELGGKPDLRMGVRKAGPVVTDQGNLVIDVKFDDISDPATLEATINNIPGVLENGLFVGVANIILVGEIIDGKPSIREF; this comes from the coding sequence ATGACAACAGATCCAGCTACTTTAATGAAACAAGAAGTGGGTAAAGCCGCCGCTGCTCGGGTAAAATCTGATTCTATTGTGGGTTTGGGTACCGGTTCTACCACTGCTTTTGCTATTCAATATATTGGTGAAAGGTTAGCTAGTGGAGATTTAAAAAATATTGTGGGAGTTCCTACTTCTTTTCAGGCAGAAGTATTGGCGAAAAAATATGGTATTCCTTTAACTACCCTAGATGCGATCGCCCATATCGATATCGCCATTGATGGGGCTGATGAAGTTGATCCTCAAAAAAACCTGATTAAAGGTGGTGGTGCCGCCCATACCCGTGAGAAAGTAGTTGATAGTCTTGCCAAAGAGTTTATTGTGGTGGTAGATAGCGGTAAATTAGTTGATAAACTAGGCTCTACCTTCCTTTTACCCGTAGAGGTTATTCCCATGGCCGTTACCCCTGTCATGCGTAAATTAGAAGAATTAGGAGGTAAACCTGACCTAAGAATGGGAGTTAGAAAAGCAGGTCCTGTGGTGACGGATCAAGGTAACTTGGTTATTGATGTTAAGTTTGATGATATATCAGATCCTGCAACCCTTGAGGCCACCATTAATAATATTCCTGGAGTGTTGGAAAATGGATTATTTGTGGGTGTAGCGAATATCATTTTGGTAGGTGAAATTATTGACGGGAAACCTAGTATCCGAGAATTTTAA
- the prlC gene encoding oligopeptidase A PrlC, producing the protein MTTTAVKNPLLIGKGLPPFADIKPEHIVSGIEELLTELETELTKLEENITPTWEALVNPLNDIEERLRWSWGIIGHLMGVKNSPELRTAYETVQPKLVQFASRLSQSKPIYEGFIKIQASDDWDKLESAQKRIIESAIKEAELSGVALEGEKKERFNEIQLQLAELSTKFSNNVLDSTKAFQLKLTTPEDVDGLPASLLSLGAQTARMEGEEEATAEKGPWIITLDYPSFAPFLKFSTRRDLREKVYRAFVTRASEGDTDNNPLINKILTLRQEQADILGYDNYAEVSLARKMADSVEAVEKLLEELRVVSYDVAKEELQELKAFAKTEDLKPWDVSFWAEKQREFKFNFTEEELRPYFSLERVLDGLFGLAKKIFGVTITPADGVAPVWHEDVKYFQVADESNETMAYFYLDAYSRPAEKRGGAWMDDCVGRTRIEENGVVTTRLPVAYLTCNQSPPVDGKPSLMTFGEVETLFHEFGHGLQHMLTKIDYIGASGINNVEWDAVELPSQFMENWCLEKSTLFGMAKHYETGETLPTHYYEKLVASKNYMSATGMLRQLHFSLLDLELHARYTPRDEVSPHDVSRKLAQKTMVMSPLPEDKFLCAFGHIFAGGYAAGYYSYKWAEVLSADAFSAFEEVDLENESAIALIGKRFRDTVLGLGGSLSPMEVFKQFRGREPQTEALLRHSGLLATAN; encoded by the coding sequence ATGACCACAACAGCGGTAAAAAATCCCCTCCTAATTGGCAAAGGATTACCCCCCTTTGCAGACATCAAACCTGAGCATATCGTGTCAGGCATAGAAGAATTACTAACAGAGTTAGAGACTGAATTAACTAAGCTAGAAGAAAATATAACCCCTACATGGGAAGCATTAGTAAACCCCCTTAACGACATAGAAGAAAGACTGCGCTGGAGTTGGGGTATTATCGGGCATTTGATGGGAGTAAAAAACAGCCCTGAGTTGCGCACCGCTTACGAAACGGTACAACCAAAATTAGTACAGTTTGCCAGTAGATTAAGTCAGAGTAAGCCTATCTATGAAGGTTTTATCAAAATCCAAGCCAGTGATGATTGGGATAAATTAGAATCTGCCCAAAAGAGAATTATTGAGTCTGCTATCAAAGAAGCGGAATTGTCTGGGGTTGCCCTTGAGGGTGAAAAAAAAGAGCGTTTCAATGAAATTCAGTTACAACTAGCAGAGTTATCCACAAAATTCTCCAATAATGTCTTAGATTCCACCAAGGCTTTTCAGTTAAAATTAACAACCCCCGAAGACGTAGACGGTTTACCCGCTAGTTTATTGAGTTTAGGTGCCCAAACCGCAAGAATGGAAGGAGAAGAAGAAGCCACTGCTGAAAAAGGCCCTTGGATCATAACTTTAGATTATCCTAGTTTTGCTCCTTTCCTTAAATTTAGTACCCGCAGAGATTTAAGGGAAAAGGTTTACCGTGCTTTTGTTACCCGTGCTAGTGAGGGAGATACGGATAATAATCCTTTGATTAACAAGATTTTAACCCTCAGACAAGAACAAGCAGATATTTTAGGTTACGATAACTACGCAGAAGTTAGTCTCGCCCGTAAGATGGCTGACAGTGTGGAAGCAGTGGAGAAACTCTTAGAGGAGTTGAGGGTGGTTAGTTATGATGTGGCAAAAGAGGAGTTGCAGGAGTTAAAGGCTTTTGCGAAAACTGAGGATTTGAAGCCTTGGGATGTGAGTTTCTGGGCTGAAAAACAAAGGGAGTTTAAGTTTAATTTTACTGAGGAAGAGTTACGCCCTTATTTTTCCCTTGAGAGGGTGTTGGATGGTTTGTTTGGTTTAGCCAAAAAGATTTTTGGGGTGACAATTACCCCTGCGGATGGTGTGGCACCTGTGTGGCATGAAGATGTGAAATATTTTCAGGTGGCGGATGAGAGTAACGAAACCATGGCTTATTTTTACCTTGATGCCTATTCGCGCCCTGCGGAAAAAAGAGGGGGTGCCTGGATGGATGATTGTGTTGGTAGGACAAGAATTGAGGAAAATGGGGTGGTAACTACCCGTTTACCTGTGGCTTATCTTACTTGTAATCAGTCTCCCCCTGTGGATGGTAAGCCTAGTTTGATGACTTTTGGGGAGGTGGAAACTCTTTTCCATGAGTTTGGGCATGGTTTACAGCATATGTTAACTAAAATTGACTATATCGGGGCTTCGGGCATCAATAATGTGGAATGGGATGCGGTGGAGTTACCTAGTCAGTTTATGGAAAATTGGTGTTTGGAAAAAAGCACTTTGTTTGGCATGGCGAAACACTATGAGACTGGGGAGACTTTACCGACTCATTATTATGAGAAGTTGGTGGCTTCTAAGAATTATATGAGCGCCACGGGGATGTTAAGACAGTTACATTTTAGTTTGTTGGACTTGGAGTTACACGCCCGTTATACTCCTAGGGATGAGGTTTCACCCCATGATGTGTCACGGAAGTTAGCTCAAAAAACCATGGTGATGTCTCCTTTACCCGAAGATAAATTTTTATGTGCTTTTGGACATATTTTTGCAGGGGGTTATGCTGCTGGTTATTACAGTTATAAGTGGGCTGAGGTGCTTAGTGCTGATGCTTTTTCGGCTTTTGAGGAGGTTGATTTAGAGAATGAAAGTGCGATCGCCCTTATCGGTAAACGTTTCCGTGATACTGTACTAGGATTAGGCGGTAGTTTATCTCCCATGGAAGTATTTAAACAATTCCGAGGAAGAGAACCCCAAACCGAAGCATTATTAAGACATAGTGGACTACTAGCAACAGCTAATTAA
- a CDS encoding putative BioA alternative protein, giving the protein MSNKKIRIGLLGFGGLGQAAGRILQPKSEMQLVAVADRHGYAYNNSGLDIDQLIHTYHEKGSTGYAEGGVISDNSIEELINKADVDGYFLALPNLPNTFMADVTRQFIKSGWQGVLVDALKRTSAVEQLLTLKDDLQKAGITYLTGCGATPGLLTAAAAVAAQSFAEIHNVKITFGVGIANWEAYRATIREDIAHMPGFDVDKANAMTDAEVEAFLDKTNGILTLENMEHADDIMLELAGICDRTQVSVGGVVDTRNPKKPISTNVKITGRTFEGKISAHTFTLGDETSMAANVCGPAFGYLKAGAKLREKGINGLLTAAEVMPLFVK; this is encoded by the coding sequence ATGAGTAATAAAAAGATTAGAATAGGTTTATTAGGTTTTGGTGGTTTAGGACAAGCTGCTGGAAGAATTTTACAGCCTAAATCCGAGATGCAATTAGTAGCGGTTGCCGATCGCCACGGATACGCTTACAATAACTCAGGGTTAGATATTGATCAATTAATTCACACCTACCACGAAAAAGGCTCTACGGGATACGCAGAAGGTGGGGTAATTAGTGATAACAGCATCGAAGAATTGATTAATAAAGCCGATGTAGATGGTTATTTCCTCGCTTTGCCCAACTTGCCCAATACCTTCATGGCAGACGTTACCCGTCAATTTATTAAATCTGGTTGGCAAGGAGTATTGGTAGATGCCCTCAAACGTACCAGTGCCGTAGAACAGTTATTAACCCTAAAAGACGACCTGCAAAAAGCTGGTATTACCTATCTTACTGGCTGTGGTGCCACCCCCGGATTATTAACCGCCGCCGCCGCCGTTGCTGCCCAAAGTTTTGCCGAAATTCATAATGTTAAAATTACCTTTGGAGTGGGCATTGCTAATTGGGAGGCCTACCGTGCCACTATCCGTGAAGATATTGCCCATATGCCAGGGTTTGACGTAGATAAAGCCAACGCCATGACTGATGCGGAGGTAGAAGCATTTTTGGATAAAACCAACGGTATTTTAACCCTCGAAAACATGGAACACGCCGATGATATTATGTTAGAACTAGCGGGTATATGCGATCGCACCCAGGTATCTGTAGGGGGTGTTGTCGATACCCGTAACCCCAAAAAACCCATCAGCACCAATGTAAAAATTACAGGGCGCACCTTCGAGGGCAAAATCTCCGCCCATACCTTCACCCTTGGGGATGAAACTAGCATGGCAGCCAACGTCTGTGGCCCAGCCTTCGGCTATCTCAAAGCAGGAGCAAAACTGAGAGAAAAAGGCATCAATGGCTTACTTACCGCTGCCGAAGTAATGCCTTTGTTTGTTAAGTAA
- a CDS encoding non-lysosomal glucosylceramidase gives MFKIELPTIPRQSWQCEIGKKWDNPYTVRYESNLDDGPNHGMPLGGFGAGCVGRAPSGDFNLWHIDGGNHTFQSIPACQFAVFEHSEGEDAQVYALSTNAPEDGSLSSWSWYPQGKGTYSALYPRSWFSYEGVFKSQLVCEQFSPVWAGNYQESSYPVGVFEWSIHNPTDKPITISIMVSWQNTVGWFTNAIKSPTVKVRDDGSPEYDYQPCLGNSTGNLNQWIQDGFRVGCLFDRIRLEDEPMEGEGQWAIATTTNPSLEVFYHTRWNPKGDGSEIWDRFAMNGSLPDFQDETPAEPGEQIAGAMAIRFTIRPGKTKKIPFILGWDFPVTEFAQGVNYFRRYTDFFGRNGRNVWSMIRTGLKHHDMWQNKIKMWQEPILSRSNLPDWLKMALFNELYLLTQGGTLWTAATEDDPVGQFGVLECIDYRWYESLDVRLYGSFGLLQLFPRLEKSIMEAFARAIPTADDTPRIIGYNGASAIRKAKGATPHDLGAPNEHPWQKSNYTSYQDCNLWKDLGSDFVLLVYRDYLYTGKNDQDFLWECWDSVVETLHYVKGFDLDNDGIPENSGAPDQTFDDWRLQGISAYCGGLWICALESAIAIGNILLDNPPVNPALEKENARENIEGAIVLFRQWLHQSRAIYHDTLWNGEYYNLDSKSGSDVVMADQLCGQYYAQLLKLPDVVEKEYVTATLQKIYDACYLKFHNGTLGIANGVKPDGSPEKENDTHPLEIWTGINYGIVAFMILNGMKEEGLQVAETVVNQVYSNGLQFRTPEAITAVNTFRASHYLRAMAIWAIYQALS, from the coding sequence ATGTTCAAAATCGAACTACCAACAATCCCTCGTCAATCTTGGCAATGTGAAATCGGCAAAAAATGGGACAATCCTTATACTGTGCGATACGAAAGTAATTTGGATGATGGGCCAAACCATGGGATGCCTTTGGGGGGTTTTGGGGCTGGTTGTGTTGGTAGGGCGCCTAGTGGTGATTTTAATTTGTGGCACATTGATGGAGGAAATCACACTTTTCAGAGTATTCCTGCTTGTCAGTTTGCGGTATTTGAACATTCCGAGGGGGAAGATGCCCAAGTTTATGCGCTGAGTACCAATGCCCCTGAAGATGGTAGTTTATCGAGTTGGTCATGGTATCCTCAAGGGAAGGGTACATACTCGGCGTTATATCCCCGTAGTTGGTTTAGTTATGAAGGGGTTTTTAAATCCCAGTTGGTGTGTGAGCAATTTTCCCCCGTATGGGCAGGGAATTATCAAGAGTCAAGTTATCCTGTGGGGGTGTTTGAGTGGAGTATTCATAATCCCACGGATAAGCCTATAACGATTAGTATTATGGTTTCTTGGCAAAATACGGTGGGTTGGTTTACCAATGCTATTAAATCGCCGACGGTAAAGGTGAGGGATGATGGTAGCCCTGAGTATGATTATCAACCATGTTTGGGTAATAGTACGGGTAATCTGAATCAATGGATACAGGATGGATTTAGGGTTGGTTGTTTATTTGACCGCATTAGGCTTGAGGATGAGCCTATGGAAGGGGAAGGACAATGGGCGATCGCAACGACAACAAATCCTAGTTTAGAGGTATTTTATCATACCCGTTGGAACCCCAAGGGAGATGGGAGCGAAATTTGGGATAGATTTGCTATGAATGGCTCTCTACCAGACTTTCAAGACGAAACCCCCGCCGAACCGGGGGAACAAATTGCGGGGGCAATGGCGATCAGATTTACTATTCGTCCGGGTAAAACCAAGAAAATTCCTTTTATTTTAGGGTGGGATTTTCCTGTAACTGAGTTTGCCCAAGGAGTTAACTATTTTCGCCGTTATACCGACTTTTTTGGACGCAACGGGCGTAATGTGTGGTCAATGATTCGCACGGGGCTAAAACACCATGATATGTGGCAAAATAAGATAAAAATGTGGCAAGAGCCAATTTTGAGTCGCTCTAATCTACCTGATTGGCTAAAAATGGCTTTGTTTAATGAATTATATTTGCTTACTCAAGGGGGTACACTGTGGACAGCCGCCACGGAGGATGATCCTGTGGGTCAATTTGGGGTGTTAGAATGTATTGATTACCGTTGGTATGAGAGTTTAGATGTCCGTTTATATGGCTCTTTTGGACTTTTACAACTTTTTCCCCGTCTCGAAAAATCGATTATGGAAGCCTTTGCCCGTGCTATTCCCACGGCGGATGACACCCCCCGCATCATTGGGTACAATGGGGCATCAGCTATCCGCAAAGCGAAGGGAGCAACTCCCCACGATTTAGGTGCACCCAATGAGCATCCTTGGCAAAAAAGCAACTATACCAGTTATCAAGATTGCAACTTATGGAAGGATTTAGGTTCGGATTTTGTTCTCTTGGTATATCGAGATTATCTTTATACGGGCAAAAATGATCAGGATTTCCTCTGGGAATGTTGGGATAGTGTGGTGGAGACTTTGCACTATGTCAAAGGGTTTGACCTTGATAATGACGGTATTCCCGAAAATTCAGGAGCGCCTGACCAAACTTTTGATGATTGGCGCCTACAGGGTATTAGTGCCTATTGTGGTGGTTTATGGATATGTGCGCTAGAAAGTGCGATCGCCATTGGTAATATCTTATTAGATAATCCCCCCGTAAATCCTGCCTTGGAAAAGGAAAACGCTAGGGAAAATATTGAAGGTGCGATCGTCCTCTTCCGTCAATGGTTACACCAATCAAGGGCAATTTACCACGATACCCTCTGGAATGGGGAATACTATAACCTAGACAGTAAGAGCGGTTCAGATGTTGTTATGGCGGATCAACTGTGCGGACAATATTACGCCCAACTATTGAAGTTACCCGATGTGGTGGAAAAAGAATATGTCACCGCCACCCTGCAAAAAATTTATGATGCTTGTTATCTCAAGTTCCATAACGGCACTCTCGGCATCGCCAACGGGGTTAAACCTGACGGAAGCCCAGAAAAGGAAAATGATACCCACCCCCTCGAAATTTGGACAGGGATTAACTATGGTATCGTTGCTTTTATGATTCTTAATGGCATGAAAGAGGAGGGTTTACAGGTAGCCGAAACGGTGGTTAACCAAGTCTATAGCAACGGTTTACAATTCCGTACCCCCGAAGCTATCACAGCTGTTAATACTTTCCGCGCTAGTCACTATTTACGGGCGATGGCGATTTGGGCTATTTATCAGGCTTTGAGTTAG
- the dcm-6 gene encoding DNA (cytosine-5)-methyltransferase 1 — protein MVKFIDLFAGTGGIRLAFEQACKDFGLDFECVFSSEIDKNSCQSYELNFGSNPYSDITKVDELPDFDFLLAGFPCQAFSYAGKQKGFGDTRGTLFFHIERILKKKMPSYFLLENVRGLVTHDKGRTFKTIKDSLESLGYSVDYLLLNSSNFDVPQNRVRIYILGVLDKQIKLTLNSDVGAADTHKFKRKSTYIQTSLFGEENFKAVTVKNILEPNPDKKYICTQDFINKLQRVVGDNLSRLHGYRLIDHRGGKSIHSWELGLKGDCTSQEIEFMNLLIANRRKKIFGTHQDGKSLTKEQILTFYHENNFDQVTKSLLEKGYLSSHDGRYNPVCGNMSFEVFKFLDPEGISITLTASDANRLGVVQNNMPRRITPRECARLQGYPDTYKLLDNDNAVYKQMGNGVSVPVVKAVLSDFIEHNLKCSSAKQSPMRSPLVVKINHYAI, from the coding sequence TTGGTTAAATTTATCGATTTATTTGCCGGGACAGGTGGAATTCGCTTAGCTTTTGAGCAGGCGTGTAAGGATTTTGGTCTTGATTTCGAATGTGTTTTTAGTTCGGAAATTGATAAAAATTCCTGTCAATCATATGAGTTAAATTTTGGAAGCAACCCATATTCTGATATTACAAAAGTTGATGAATTGCCTGATTTCGATTTTTTATTAGCAGGGTTTCCTTGTCAGGCATTTTCATACGCAGGCAAACAAAAAGGTTTTGGTGATACTAGAGGAACGCTTTTCTTTCATATAGAAAGAATATTAAAGAAAAAAATGCCTTCTTACTTTTTGTTAGAAAACGTCAGGGGGTTAGTAACTCATGATAAGGGTAGAACTTTTAAAACAATAAAGGATAGTTTAGAGAGTTTGGGTTACTCAGTGGATTACTTATTGCTGAATTCGAGTAATTTTGACGTGCCACAGAACAGGGTAAGAATATATATTTTGGGTGTATTAGATAAACAAATTAAATTGACCCTCAATAGTGATGTTGGTGCCGCCGATACTCATAAATTTAAAAGAAAATCTACATATATTCAAACCTCTCTCTTTGGTGAAGAAAATTTTAAAGCTGTTACGGTTAAAAATATTTTAGAGCCTAATCCCGATAAAAAATATATTTGCACACAAGACTTTATCAATAAGCTTCAAAGAGTTGTAGGAGATAATCTTTCTCGATTACATGGTTATAGGCTCATAGATCATAGAGGAGGAAAATCCATACACTCTTGGGAGCTTGGTCTTAAAGGTGATTGTACTTCTCAAGAAATTGAGTTCATGAATTTGCTCATTGCAAATCGAAGAAAAAAAATCTTCGGGACACACCAAGATGGAAAAAGTTTAACAAAAGAACAGATATTAACCTTTTACCATGAAAACAACTTTGATCAAGTCACAAAATCACTTTTAGAAAAAGGTTATTTGAGTTCTCATGACGGAAGATACAATCCTGTATGTGGAAATATGTCTTTTGAAGTTTTTAAATTTCTAGATCCAGAAGGTATTTCAATAACACTAACAGCATCTGACGCAAATAGACTTGGAGTTGTTCAAAATAATATGCCGAGGAGAATTACACCAAGGGAGTGCGCTCGATTGCAAGGATACCCGGATACTTACAAATTATTAGATAATGATAATGCTGTTTATAAACAAATGGGTAATGGCGTGTCAGTTCCAGTTGTTAAAGCAGTCTTAAGTGATTTTATTGAACACAATTTAAAATGCAGCTCTGCGAAGCAGTCTCCCATGCGATCGCCTTTAGTGGTGAAAATTAATCATTATGCAATATAA
- a CDS encoding ATPase involved in DNA repair, translated as MTHPAENDPIDSVLASLTDQYQQKSSSVPQKNQPSDDLLADIEAKFQQKKPIKNNSQKFSAVDDALISLTQNLQEKIKPRDQISSNDFEEIKKKELEAQRKAKAEARRKEELARAEAEKIEQLTKKAEVWLKNLDINSDEGFWFSQFAMSYDSKLKAAMDYLKALEN; from the coding sequence ATGACTCATCCAGCAGAAAATGATCCTATTGATTCTGTTTTAGCAAGTTTAACCGATCAGTATCAACAAAAATCTTCATCTGTTCCCCAAAAGAATCAGCCATCTGATGATTTACTCGCAGATATAGAGGCTAAGTTTCAACAAAAAAAGCCCATAAAAAATAACTCTCAGAAATTTTCTGCGGTAGATGATGCTTTAATTTCTTTAACTCAGAATTTACAAGAAAAAATTAAGCCCCGTGATCAAATTTCCAGTAATGATTTTGAGGAAATTAAAAAGAAGGAATTAGAAGCCCAGAGGAAAGCCAAGGCAGAGGCAAGAAGGAAGGAAGAGTTAGCAAGGGCAGAAGCTGAAAAGATAGAGCAGTTAACCAAAAAAGCTGAAGTTTGGTTAAAAAACCTAGATATTAATTCCGATGAGGGATTCTGGTTTTCTCAGTTTGCCATGTCCTATGATTCAAAACTAAAAGCTGCTATGGATTACCTTAAAGCCTTAGAAAATTAG